A window of the Gossypium hirsutum isolate 1008001.06 chromosome A05, Gossypium_hirsutum_v2.1, whole genome shotgun sequence genome harbors these coding sequences:
- the LOC107922700 gene encoding biotin--protein ligase 2 encodes MLVQSSRFRFRFLFPPIQKRIPSSLSFSVASSAMDSASPSMLFLCGKSSSEWEVAKSLKINDTLNLPNGGKVSALLQSEINTFRFGEYAFNVDLFLNSLSTKRFGRFLIWSPLLPSTHDVVSHNFCELPVGTVCVADTQFKGRGRSKNAWESPRGCLMFSFTLQMEDGKTVPLVQYVVSLAVTEAIQDVCDRNGFPFINVTIKWPNDLYLNGLKVGGILCTSTYKSKKFNVSCGIGFNVGNEKPTTCLNTVLKELSTTPNEFRREDVMAAFFNKFEMFYDIFINQGFQTLEELYYRTWLHSGQRVIVQEKNEDRVVENVVTIQGLTSSGYLLAIGDDNQMCELHPDGNSFDFFKGLVRRKLE; translated from the exons ATGTTAGTACAAAGCAGCCGCTTCCGCTTCCGCTTCCTTTTCCCTCCCATTCAGAAACGTATTCCCTCAAGCCTTTCTTTCTCTGTCGCCTCCTCAGCCATGGATAGTGCCTCGCCTTCTATGCTGTTTTTATGTGGAAAATCATCATCAGAATGGGAAGTCGCCAAATCCTTGAAAATCAACGACACTCTTAATCTCCCGAACGGCGGCAAAGTTTCTGCTCTTTTACAATCGGAGATTAATACTTTCCGATTTGGTGAATATGCTTTTAATGTCGATTTGTTTTTGAACTCACTCTCAACGAAACGATTCGGTCGGTTCCTTATTTGGTCCCCGCTGTTGCCTTCTACACATGACGTCGTTTCTCA TAATTTTTGTGAGCTTCCAGTTGGTACAGTTTGTGTAGCTGACACTCAGTTTAAAGGGAGag GTCGGTCCAAGAATGCGTGGGAGTCTCCAAGGGGATGCCTTATGTTTTCATTTACATTACAAATGGAAGATGGAAAAACTGTGCCTCTGGTACAATATGTTGTGTCTCTTGCTGTGACGGAGGCTATACAGGATGTTTGTGATCGAAAT GGCTTCCCCTTTATTAATGTTACGATCAAGTGGCCGAATGATCTGTACTTGAATGGCCTTAAAGTTGGAGGCATTCTCTGCACATCAACATATAAATCAAAGAAGTTCAATGTTAGTTGTG GTATAGGTTTTAATGTTGGTAATGAGAAACCAACAACATGTTTGAATACAGTACTAAAAGAGCTTTCTACTACTCCTAATGAGTTTAGAAGAGAAGATGTCATGGCTGCCTTCTTTAATAAATTTGAGATGTtctatgatatttttataaatcaag GATTTCAAACTCTTGAGGAACTTTACTATAGAACATGGCTTCACAG TGGGCAGAGAGTTATTGTACAGGAAAAGAATGAGGATAGAGTTGTTGAAAACGTGGTCACAATCCAG GGTTTGACGTCCTCAGGTTATTTGTTAGCTATTGGTGACGACAATCAAATGTGTGAGCTTCATCCCGATGGAAACAG TTTTGATTTCTTCAAAGGACTGGTCCGAAGAAAACTTGAATGA